Proteins encoded together in one Vicinamibacterales bacterium window:
- a CDS encoding two-component regulator propeller domain-containing protein, protein MSRVLRISAFGLWLVLWTVSSSLAAATLYRIDTWTTADGLPTNSVNAVLQTRDGFLWLATYGGLVRFDGTRLKTYTTDNTPGLRTGRLISLYESRDGALWLTSEGLGVTRVVDGRFISYSTADGLPDNDVAALFELPDGTLMVDTRKGAVRWDGGRFIADPGLPSLGDSGRAVLGRSEAGAIWYRDAGGLHRFDGGRVTRTVRLEVVPLSAYEDRAGRLWLQLPTAGGDPRRQLACLCDGRLVRYGAGDGLPDAGAISWSEDRDGHVWFGFRGNGGLVRFDGQGFAALTTSDGLPGPNVEKVFQDREGTLWAPTDGGLARLTAKPLISYSAKDGLEHDNTYVVYADRRGDLWIAGAPGLTRYRDRRFEPMSAVFGLEGQFINAIFEDRDGVLWLGLLDGSIRRIANGRVAVIPAAAGTALRAIYQGKGPEVWLGGRNGLARYRDGVITPLAEGYPGGEVHVLHEDRDGALWGGTNAGVVRFRDGRFTKFGTAEGITGQPIVRAIHEDVDGTLWFGTYDSGLLRFRDGRFTVVTTRDGLFATGAFQIIEDRQQRFWITSNAGIYRVSRRELDDFAAGKIRHVNSVAYGTRDGMLHSECNGGTQPAGATDRDGRIWFPTQRGVVVVDPETIPINRQPPPVVITQASVANEPVDAAAGIEIRSGPTALEVQFAALTFVRPEHSRFRYMMEGLDQDWTDAGTERSARYAQLPYGNFYFRVIAANRDGVWNTEGARIAVVVVPPFWRTQWFFALMVIAAAAAAFAGHTWRMKLIRREQDRQKAFSRQLIELQEAERTRIAAGLHDGLQQSLLVIRNWALLAQNAQPSEPAVAQRLREIDGVAAQALNDVRDIVEDLTPHQLERLGLAASVAEMVDTVAASCAIKFECRTTDVAGRLPAAAELTLFRIIQEAVTNLVKHSNARSATVTLEADASVVRVRVQDDGDGFEPGEMAARRGGAGGFGLFGMSERIAMIGGRLAIESAPGKGTVVAAEVPMAGSPM, encoded by the coding sequence ATGTCCCGCGTCCTGCGTATCTCCGCCTTCGGTCTGTGGCTGGTGTTGTGGACGGTGTCCTCTTCACTGGCGGCCGCGACGCTGTACCGAATCGACACCTGGACCACCGCCGATGGGTTGCCCACCAACTCGGTGAATGCCGTCCTGCAAACGCGCGACGGCTTCCTGTGGCTGGCGACCTACGGTGGCCTCGTGCGCTTCGATGGCACCCGGCTGAAGACCTACACCACTGACAACACGCCAGGACTGAGGACGGGACGCCTCATCTCGCTCTACGAGAGTCGTGATGGCGCGCTGTGGCTCACGTCCGAGGGCCTGGGCGTGACCCGCGTTGTCGATGGCCGGTTCATCTCGTACTCGACGGCCGACGGCCTGCCCGACAACGACGTCGCCGCCCTGTTCGAACTGCCGGACGGCACCCTGATGGTCGACACCAGGAAAGGCGCGGTGCGCTGGGATGGCGGCCGGTTTATCGCCGACCCTGGGCTGCCGAGCCTCGGCGACTCGGGCCGCGCAGTCCTGGGCCGATCCGAAGCAGGGGCGATCTGGTATCGCGATGCCGGCGGCCTGCATCGATTCGACGGCGGGCGGGTGACGCGCACGGTCCGGCTCGAGGTCGTTCCGCTGAGCGCCTACGAAGACCGAGCGGGCCGGCTGTGGTTGCAGCTGCCGACCGCTGGCGGCGATCCGAGACGGCAACTGGCGTGTCTGTGCGACGGGCGCCTTGTCCGCTATGGCGCCGGCGACGGCCTGCCAGACGCCGGAGCCATTTCGTGGTCGGAGGATCGCGATGGCCACGTGTGGTTTGGATTTCGCGGCAACGGCGGACTGGTGCGCTTCGACGGCCAAGGGTTCGCGGCTTTGACCACCAGCGACGGATTGCCCGGACCGAACGTCGAGAAGGTGTTCCAGGATCGTGAGGGCACCTTGTGGGCGCCCACCGACGGCGGGCTGGCCCGGCTCACCGCCAAGCCGCTGATTTCCTACTCTGCCAAGGATGGCCTGGAACACGACAACACCTACGTCGTCTACGCCGACCGGCGCGGCGATCTCTGGATCGCCGGCGCGCCGGGCCTGACCCGCTACCGCGATCGACGCTTCGAACCGATGTCTGCCGTATTCGGTCTCGAGGGACAGTTTATCAACGCCATCTTCGAAGATCGTGACGGCGTTCTCTGGCTCGGCTTGTTGGACGGCAGCATCCGCCGCATCGCCAACGGCCGCGTTGCGGTCATCCCGGCTGCGGCCGGCACGGCCCTTCGCGCGATTTACCAGGGCAAGGGCCCAGAGGTGTGGCTGGGCGGCCGCAACGGCCTGGCCCGCTACCGCGACGGTGTGATCACGCCGTTGGCTGAAGGCTACCCAGGCGGCGAAGTGCACGTGTTGCACGAGGACCGTGACGGAGCGCTATGGGGCGGCACCAATGCGGGGGTGGTGCGTTTTCGCGACGGCCGGTTCACGAAATTCGGCACGGCCGAAGGCATCACCGGCCAGCCCATCGTCCGCGCCATTCACGAAGACGTTGACGGCACACTGTGGTTTGGCACCTACGACAGCGGCCTCCTCAGGTTTCGCGACGGCCGCTTCACCGTGGTGACCACTCGCGACGGATTGTTCGCCACGGGCGCGTTTCAAATCATCGAAGATCGGCAGCAGCGTTTCTGGATCACGTCGAATGCCGGTATCTACCGCGTGTCGCGCCGCGAGCTCGACGACTTTGCCGCCGGCAAGATTCGGCACGTCAACTCGGTTGCCTACGGCACGCGCGATGGCATGCTGCATTCCGAGTGCAACGGCGGCACGCAGCCGGCCGGCGCGACCGATCGCGACGGCCGTATCTGGTTCCCCACGCAGCGCGGCGTCGTAGTCGTGGATCCCGAAACCATACCCATCAATCGGCAGCCACCGCCCGTCGTCATCACCCAGGCGAGTGTCGCCAACGAGCCGGTCGACGCCGCGGCCGGCATCGAAATCCGCTCGGGACCCACTGCGCTCGAGGTGCAGTTCGCGGCGCTCACGTTCGTGCGGCCCGAGCATTCACGGTTCCGTTACATGATGGAAGGCCTGGACCAGGACTGGACCGACGCCGGGACCGAGCGCTCGGCGCGCTACGCACAGTTGCCGTACGGCAACTTCTATTTCCGCGTCATCGCCGCCAACCGTGACGGCGTCTGGAACACCGAAGGCGCCCGAATCGCGGTGGTGGTGGTGCCGCCCTTCTGGCGCACGCAGTGGTTCTTCGCGCTGATGGTGATCGCTGCCGCCGCCGCGGCGTTTGCCGGCCACACCTGGCGCATGAAGTTGATCCGCCGTGAGCAGGATCGGCAGAAGGCATTCTCGCGCCAGTTGATCGAATTGCAGGAGGCGGAGCGCACGCGCATTGCCGCCGGTCTGCATGATGGCTTGCAGCAGAGCCTGCTGGTGATCAGGAACTGGGCGCTGCTGGCCCAGAACGCGCAGCCTTCAGAGCCGGCCGTCGCCCAGCGCCTTCGCGAGATCGACGGCGTCGCCGCCCAGGCCCTGAACGACGTGCGCGACATCGTCGAGGACCTGACCCCGCATCAGCTCGAGCGCTTGGGGCTTGCGGCCTCCGTCGCCGAGATGGTGGACACGGTCGCGGCGTCGTGCGCGATTAAGTTCGAGTGCCGCACCACGGATGTCGCTGGCCGGTTGCCGGCGGCGGCTGAGTTGACGCTGTTTCGCATCATCCAGGAGGCCGTCACCAACCTGGTGAAGCACTCGAATGCCCGATCTGCCACC
- a CDS encoding TonB-dependent receptor → MRAFCGIALLLSCVAPASSADAQPSGIASIRGRAVDDDTRAGLPGARVELLPLGRLIPTAPDGEWEFSSLEPGNYTVRVTADGFEPAMLAVAVPNGGSTVELALMRRPYRVHESVTVSAERAEARAFDVPRSITVIESGALDQRLPRTTPEALGDAPGVFMQKTNHGGGSPYLRGLVGNQVLVMVDGIRLNNATFRYGPNQYLATVDPANIDRIEVVRGSGSVLYGSDAMGGVINIITRRPVGVGLPFAVSGGATTKVMSSGMEKSGRFNLAVTSGKVGVVGGVSLRRFGDLRAGGGLGIQAPSGYDEVAGDLRTEWLATPRQRVTMVYQHNHQGDVPRFDQVAQRGFARYSFNPQVRQLGYLRYERTSPNPLWATVVATASLHRTTEQREYQPRSSSVLTVEHDRVLTKGFSIELQSRPRPSLSLVSGLDYYGDAVTSARRDRDEATGQSEDRRGQYASGATAGSLAAFTHATVTSPRWRADAGVRISRFTVSAPDSQFGSAAIAPTTATGSAGVLLTLTEGVRVFGSVAQAFRAPNIDDLSSLGQFDFGVEVPAPDLQPESSVTVEGGVKWRADAGSASVSAYRTALDQLIDRVRGTFDGSPMVGTQPVYQKANVGSAFIRGVEADGEFRLTPSLTASGSLMYTYGQATSRNEPMRRIPPLNGLLALRAALTERSWLEGALRFAATQDRLASGDIADHRIAPGGTPGWTVFTISGGHRLGERLEFVGSAQNLFDTAYRTHGSGIDGYGRSVWVGLHAALR, encoded by the coding sequence GTGAGAGCATTTTGCGGCATCGCCTTGTTACTGTCGTGTGTCGCGCCGGCGTCGTCGGCTGACGCACAACCGTCGGGCATCGCCTCGATCCGGGGGCGTGCGGTGGACGACGACACGCGTGCCGGCCTGCCTGGGGCGCGGGTCGAGCTTCTCCCGCTCGGGCGTTTGATCCCGACCGCTCCTGACGGGGAGTGGGAGTTCAGCAGCCTGGAGCCAGGGAACTACACGGTGCGCGTGACCGCCGATGGGTTCGAGCCGGCGATGCTTGCGGTTGCCGTCCCGAACGGTGGCTCGACGGTCGAGCTCGCCCTGATGCGCCGCCCCTACCGCGTGCACGAGTCCGTGACGGTCAGCGCGGAGCGCGCCGAGGCGCGCGCGTTCGATGTGCCGCGGTCGATCACGGTCATCGAGTCGGGAGCGCTCGACCAGAGGCTCCCCCGCACGACACCCGAGGCGCTCGGGGACGCGCCGGGTGTCTTCATGCAAAAGACCAATCACGGGGGCGGATCGCCGTACTTGCGTGGCCTGGTCGGTAACCAGGTGCTGGTGATGGTCGACGGCATCCGCTTGAACAACGCCACCTTCCGGTACGGCCCGAATCAGTACCTGGCGACGGTGGATCCGGCGAACATCGATCGGATCGAGGTCGTGCGTGGATCGGGCTCCGTGCTGTACGGCAGCGATGCCATGGGTGGCGTCATCAACATCATCACGCGCCGGCCGGTGGGGGTTGGGCTGCCGTTCGCCGTCAGCGGGGGGGCGACGACGAAGGTCATGAGCAGCGGCATGGAGAAGAGCGGTCGATTCAACCTCGCCGTCACCAGCGGGAAGGTCGGGGTCGTTGGCGGCGTGTCGCTGCGCCGCTTCGGCGATCTTCGCGCGGGGGGCGGACTGGGGATCCAGGCGCCGAGTGGCTACGACGAAGTGGCCGGCGATCTCCGTACGGAGTGGCTGGCGACGCCGCGGCAGCGCGTGACGATGGTCTATCAGCACAACCACCAGGGCGACGTCCCGCGATTCGACCAGGTGGCCCAACGGGGCTTCGCGCGCTATTCCTTCAACCCTCAAGTGCGGCAGCTCGGGTACCTGCGATACGAACGCACGTCGCCGAACCCGTTGTGGGCGACCGTGGTGGCGACGGCCTCGTTGCACCGGACGACTGAACAGCGCGAATACCAGCCGCGAAGTTCATCGGTCCTCACCGTCGAACATGACCGGGTGCTCACGAAAGGCTTCTCCATCGAACTGCAGTCGCGGCCTCGCCCCTCACTCTCCCTGGTCTCCGGTCTCGACTACTACGGCGACGCGGTTACCAGCGCCCGGCGCGATCGCGATGAGGCCACCGGCCAGTCCGAGGATCGGCGGGGGCAGTACGCCAGTGGCGCCACGGCGGGCTCGCTGGCGGCCTTCACGCACGCGACGGTGACGAGTCCGCGATGGCGGGCCGACGCGGGCGTCAGGATCAGCCGCTTCACCGTGTCGGCCCCGGACTCCCAGTTCGGGTCGGCTGCGATCGCGCCGACGACCGCAACCGGGAGCGCCGGCGTGCTGCTCACGCTGACCGAGGGCGTGCGCGTGTTCGGATCCGTGGCGCAGGCGTTCCGCGCGCCGAATATCGACGACCTCTCCAGCCTCGGCCAGTTCGACTTCGGCGTCGAGGTACCGGCGCCGGACCTCCAGCCCGAGTCCTCGGTCACCGTCGAAGGCGGAGTCAAGTGGCGAGCCGACGCCGGGTCCGCATCGGTGTCGGCCTACCGCACGGCACTCGATCAACTGATCGACCGGGTGCGGGGTACCTTCGACGGGTCGCCGATGGTCGGCACTCAACCCGTGTATCAGAAAGCCAACGTCGGGTCCGCGTTCATCCGCGGTGTCGAAGCGGACGGCGAGTTCCGCCTGACGCCGTCTCTGACGGCGTCGGGATCCCTGATGTACACCTATGGGCAGGCCACGTCCAGGAACGAGCCCATGCGCCGCATCCCGCCTCTCAACGGACTGCTCGCTCTTCGAGCCGCTCTGACAGAGCGATCCTGGCTGGAAGGCGCCCTTCGGTTTGCCGCCACGCAGGACCGGCTGGCCAGCGGCGACATCGCCGATCACCGGATTGCTCCGGGCGGCACGCCTGGATGGACCGTCTTCACGATCAGCGGGGGCCATCGACTTGGTGAGCGACTCGAGTTCGTGGGCTCCGCGCAGAATCTCTTCGACACGGCCTACCGTACGCACGGCTCCGGGATCGACGGCTACGGCAGGAGCGTGTGGGTCGGCCTTCACGCTGCGCTCCGGTGA
- a CDS encoding ATP-dependent helicase C-terminal domain-containing protein codes for MPPSPLPVDAFIDPIRLALDRHRAAVLTAAPGAGKTTRVPPALVDKGRVLLLQPRRVAARAMARRIADERGWTLGREVGWHIRFEWKATADTRLLVVTEGILTAYLQDDPLLSNVTTLIVDEFHERSIHADLGLALARQAWMARPDLRILVMSATLDTAPVSRFLGDCPVIEVPGALYPLAVGYAPGQTVAAALDEVLPASRGNALCFLPGAGEIARASRESEAAAARHGVDLLSLYGSMESDAQDAALAPAARRRVILATNIAETSLTVPDVSIVIDTGLHKVARYDGDRGVDSLTLERITQDSADQRAGRAGRLGPGVVRRLWDQRDRLRPHREPEVQRIDLAGPVLSILGWGGDPAAFDWFERPSDERLAIAVALLERLGLARNGRATEQAQLLRRLPLHPRLARILVDGLGSFEASAACAWLSEPGRSEGRDQSTSCDLLPIIDSWPRMPFHLKRIAENLERSAAAALGGRKARHIDETAFRRSILAGYPDRVAKRRNADRVTLATGHGAVMGRESGVRDGDWLVALDVTSGMVRLKPDATSPTEAMVRSACRVEPEWLAPTRSEVIHRIDRDTGIVRAHATDWYDALVLRERHVPADPGVAAPMLAQAWLDRARDEKTERLVRRAAFAGHALDLPALANAAAAAAKGFNDLDLPAHLPWTTRQAIDRDAQDSLAVPSGRSMRLEYAADGTVSVAVKLQELFGLAETPRLGPKKIPVTFHLLAPNARPVQTTQDLKSFWSTTYPEIRKELRGRYPRHPWPDDPWTATPTHRTTRAARRNG; via the coding sequence GTGCCCCCGTCCCCGCTCCCTGTCGATGCCTTCATCGACCCGATCCGCCTGGCGCTGGATCGCCACCGCGCGGCCGTGCTGACGGCGGCGCCGGGGGCCGGCAAGACCACGCGCGTGCCGCCGGCGCTGGTGGACAAGGGCCGCGTGCTCCTGCTGCAGCCGCGGCGGGTCGCAGCCAGGGCCATGGCGCGTCGTATTGCCGATGAACGCGGCTGGACGCTGGGCCGCGAGGTCGGCTGGCACATCCGCTTCGAGTGGAAGGCGACCGCTGACACCCGGCTGCTCGTCGTCACCGAGGGCATCCTGACCGCATATCTGCAAGACGACCCGCTGCTGAGCAACGTCACCACGCTCATCGTCGACGAGTTCCACGAGCGCAGCATCCACGCCGACCTGGGCCTCGCGCTCGCCCGCCAGGCGTGGATGGCGCGGCCCGACCTGCGCATCCTCGTGATGTCGGCGACACTCGACACCGCGCCGGTGTCGCGCTTTCTCGGCGACTGCCCGGTGATCGAGGTGCCCGGGGCCCTCTATCCGCTCGCCGTAGGCTACGCGCCCGGCCAGACGGTCGCGGCAGCCCTCGACGAGGTCCTGCCCGCGTCGCGCGGCAATGCCTTGTGTTTCTTGCCCGGCGCCGGAGAGATTGCCCGCGCGAGTCGCGAGTCCGAGGCCGCGGCGGCGCGTCACGGTGTGGACCTGTTGTCACTGTACGGTTCGATGGAGAGCGACGCCCAAGACGCCGCCCTCGCCCCGGCGGCGCGGCGGCGCGTGATTCTGGCCACCAACATCGCGGAAACGTCGCTGACCGTGCCGGACGTGTCGATCGTCATCGACACCGGCCTCCACAAGGTGGCGCGCTACGACGGCGACCGCGGCGTGGACAGCCTCACGCTCGAGCGCATCACGCAGGACTCCGCGGATCAGCGGGCCGGCCGCGCGGGGCGGCTGGGCCCGGGCGTGGTTCGACGGCTGTGGGACCAGCGCGATCGCTTGCGGCCGCACCGCGAACCCGAGGTCCAGCGGATCGATCTGGCGGGGCCCGTCTTGTCGATCCTCGGGTGGGGCGGCGATCCCGCGGCGTTCGACTGGTTCGAGCGGCCATCCGACGAGCGTCTCGCGATCGCCGTTGCATTGCTCGAGCGACTAGGGCTGGCGCGCAACGGGCGCGCGACCGAGCAGGCCCAGTTATTGCGGCGACTGCCCTTGCACCCGCGACTCGCCCGCATCCTGGTGGACGGCCTCGGCTCGTTCGAAGCGTCAGCCGCGTGCGCGTGGTTGTCCGAGCCGGGTCGGAGCGAGGGCCGCGACCAGTCCACCTCGTGCGACCTCTTGCCCATCATCGACAGTTGGCCGCGCATGCCGTTTCATCTCAAGCGCATCGCCGAGAACCTTGAACGCAGTGCGGCAGCGGCGCTGGGCGGCCGCAAGGCAAGGCACATCGACGAGACCGCATTCAGGCGGTCGATCCTGGCGGGGTATCCCGATCGAGTGGCGAAGCGGCGGAATGCTGATCGCGTAACCCTGGCGACAGGCCACGGTGCCGTGATGGGACGCGAGAGCGGCGTACGTGACGGCGACTGGCTGGTCGCGCTGGATGTGACCTCGGGAATGGTCCGGCTAAAGCCGGACGCCACATCGCCCACGGAAGCAATGGTTCGGTCGGCCTGCCGAGTCGAACCGGAATGGCTCGCCCCTACCCGAAGCGAAGTGATCCACCGCATCGACCGCGACACGGGTATCGTGCGTGCTCACGCCACCGACTGGTACGACGCGCTCGTGTTGCGCGAGCGGCATGTGCCAGCCGACCCGGGCGTTGCCGCGCCGATGCTAGCCCAGGCCTGGCTCGACCGCGCCCGCGACGAGAAGACCGAGCGGCTCGTGCGTCGCGCGGCGTTTGCGGGCCACGCGCTCGACCTGCCCGCCCTGGCGAACGCCGCCGCGGCAGCCGCGAAAGGATTCAATGACCTGGACCTTCCCGCGCATCTGCCGTGGACGACCCGGCAGGCGATCGATCGCGACGCGCAGGACTCACTCGCCGTTCCCAGCGGCCGCTCGATGCGGCTTGAGTACGCCGCCGACGGCACTGTATCCGTCGCGGTGAAGCTGCAAGAGCTCTTCGGCCTGGCCGAGACGCCGCGCCTGGGCCCGAAGAAGATCCCGGTTACGTTTCACCTGCTCGCGCCCAACGCGCGGCCGGTGCAGACCACGCAGGACCTCAAGAGCTTCTGGTCGACGACCTACCCGGAAATCCGCAAGGAACTGCGGGGCCGCTATCCGCGGCATCCGTGGCCGGACGACCCGTGGACGGCCACGCCGACGCACCGGACCACCAGGGCCGCCCGGCGCAACGGCTAG
- a CDS encoding M1 family metallopeptidase, whose translation MAAQNVSPPQPVRREPPTTFRAPARADILRGEYGRYRANNDLLHYDLDVRVDPDKKAISGKNTIRFKMLKDDTRIQLELYANLNIDKILRGPATLKYERDANTVYVDFPETLKAGRTYAIDFHYTGMPQEQGRFGGLAFRQDPTGRHWINTANEGEGSSVWWPSKDQWRDEPEGMDIHVAVPNGLIDVSNGKFMGKTDLGDGYTRWDWRVHYPINSYNVSLNIGEYVQFSEKLGDMPLDYFVLPGSLEKAKKQFAQARPMIEAYEKYVGKYPFPKDGYKLIEVPYSGMEHQSAVTYGNKFANGYLERDWTEVGVSLKFDFIIIHESAHEWFGNAVSAADVSDMWIQEGWTTYLEGVYVEALFGYDDALKYVNGYKKKVGNKEPVVTQRGIHRTPTQDIYFKCALFLHTLRSAVNDDERWWKLVRATFEHFKYQNIMTEDMVRFFNAELKQDMTPIFDQYLRRANLPTFEMTFDEKAGTVSYRWNADERGFAMPIKVGTKGSWQVIQPTADWKTMPNQLGKNLAVATDLFYVNVAILDADGRPVK comes from the coding sequence GTGGCAGCCCAGAACGTGTCGCCGCCGCAGCCGGTGAGGCGCGAGCCGCCGACGACCTTCCGCGCGCCGGCGCGCGCTGACATTCTGCGCGGCGAGTACGGCCGCTATCGGGCGAACAACGACCTCCTCCATTACGACCTCGATGTCCGCGTCGATCCCGACAAGAAAGCCATCAGCGGCAAGAACACCATCCGCTTCAAGATGCTCAAGGACGACACCCGCATCCAGTTGGAGCTCTACGCCAATCTCAACATCGACAAGATCCTGCGCGGACCGGCGACACTGAAGTACGAGCGCGACGCGAACACGGTGTACGTGGACTTCCCCGAGACGCTCAAGGCCGGCCGCACCTATGCGATCGACTTCCACTACACCGGGATGCCGCAGGAGCAGGGCCGCTTCGGCGGCCTCGCCTTCCGACAGGACCCCACCGGCCGCCACTGGATCAACACCGCGAACGAGGGCGAAGGCTCGAGTGTATGGTGGCCGAGCAAGGACCAATGGCGCGATGAGCCTGAGGGTATGGACATCCACGTCGCCGTGCCCAACGGCCTGATCGACGTCTCGAACGGGAAGTTCATGGGCAAGACGGATTTGGGCGACGGCTACACGCGCTGGGACTGGCGCGTGCACTATCCGATCAACTCCTACAACGTATCGCTCAACATCGGCGAGTACGTGCAGTTCTCGGAGAAGCTGGGCGACATGCCGCTCGACTACTTCGTGCTGCCGGGCAGCCTCGAGAAGGCGAAGAAGCAGTTCGCGCAGGCCAGGCCGATGATCGAGGCCTACGAGAAATACGTCGGCAAGTATCCGTTCCCGAAAGACGGCTACAAGCTGATCGAAGTTCCGTATTCAGGGATGGAGCACCAGAGCGCCGTCACCTACGGCAACAAGTTCGCCAACGGCTATCTGGAACGCGACTGGACCGAAGTGGGCGTGAGCCTGAAGTTCGACTTCATCATCATCCACGAGAGCGCCCACGAGTGGTTCGGCAACGCCGTGTCGGCGGCCGACGTCTCCGACATGTGGATCCAGGAGGGCTGGACGACGTATCTCGAGGGCGTCTACGTCGAGGCGCTGTTCGGCTACGACGATGCGCTGAAGTACGTGAATGGCTACAAGAAGAAGGTCGGCAACAAGGAGCCGGTGGTCACGCAGCGCGGCATCCACCGCACGCCCACACAGGACATCTACTTCAAGTGCGCGCTGTTCCTCCACACGCTGCGGAGCGCCGTCAATGACGACGAGCGGTGGTGGAAGCTGGTGCGGGCGACGTTCGAGCACTTCAAGTACCAGAACATCATGACGGAAGACATGGTGCGCTTCTTCAATGCCGAGCTGAAGCAGGACATGACGCCGATCTTCGACCAGTACCTGCGGCGGGCGAATCTGCCAACCTTCGAGATGACGTTTGACGAGAAGGCCGGCACGGTGTCGTATCGCTGGAACGCCGACGAGCGCGGGTTCGCCATGCCGATCAAGGTAGGAACAAAGGGCAGCTGGCAGGTGATTCAGCCGACCGCCGACTGGAAGACCATGCCGAACCAGCTCGGGAAGAACCTGGCAGTCGCCACCGACCTGTTCTACGTGAACGTGGCAATCCTCGATGCGGATGGCCGGCCAGTGAAATAG